TTGCACATGGAATCTGGCTATCGGATACGGATCTGAGGCTTCTGCGTGAGACCGGGACCCGTTTGATTCACTGTCCATCGAGCAATCTGAAACTCGGCAGTGGTATTGCATCCCTTGCCCGTCTGAAATCTGAACAACTGGTAACCGGGCTCGCGGCCGATGGCGCTCCCTGTAACAACCGGCTGGATGGATTCAGGGAAATGAATCTGGCAGGGCTGCTTCAGAACCTGAAAGAGGGACCGGGAGTCATACCAGCCCGAGCCATTTTTGAAATGGCCACCCTCGGAGGGGCAAAAGTCCTTCATCTGGACGATCAGACCGGATCGGTTGAAACAGGAAAGGCCGCCGATCTGGCCTTGCTCACTTTCATGCATCCAGGTCGTCTGTCGGCTCCTGGGACCGATGAGGACTGGTATGCCTTTCTGGTTCATGAGGCCAGTTCCGATCTGGTTACCGATGTATGGGCAGGTGGCAGACCGCTGAAGACGGATGGGGTTCTGGCCGGTCCCGATCCGCTGGCCGCAGGTTCACCGGACCAGATTCTTACCACTCTTCTCAGCCGGTCCGGACTGTAAAAGCGACCCCCCCCTATTCCCCTGCTAATCATTTTCTAATCTTTCGCCGTTTCCAAATTCCACCCGTATTTTCTAAATTTATACCTATTAGTCCATAAATGGAATGAGGTGTCGTATGACCTGGTTGAAATGGTTGTATCCGCCACCCGCCTGGCGGCCACTCGTCCTGATTCTTTTGGGAGGGTTGACGGGGCTGGCGGTCTATACGGCGTACATTTCCAATGCGGTTTCCTACCTGTCCGATGATCCTGAGGCTTGCCTGAACTGTCATGTAATGTCGGGGGCCTACACAACCTGGCAACATGGCTCGCATGCCCGGACGGCAGTCTGCAATGATTGTCATGTGCCGCATGATAACGTCTTTAAAAAGTATTATTTCAAAGCGCAGGATGGATTGCGCCATGCCTCTGTATTCACCATGCGTGCCGAGCCGCAGGTTTTTACACTGAATGAAGGTGCGGTTCCGGTCATTCAGGATAATTGCATCCGCTGTCACACAAAGGTGACCGAACCGGTTCACCCTGGTATTGAAGGAAAGACCTGCTGGTCCTGTCACCGGGAAACCCCGCACGGACGGGTCAACAGCCTTTCTTCTTCCCCGTACGCACGCATTCCATCCCTTTCTCCCGTTCTTTCAGAGACGGTCACCAGACTTATTGAACAAAAACCAAACGAAACCAGTAACAGGAATCAGCCATGAAATCACTAGTGGAAATCATTCAAAAACGTCCTTGGGTCGGATGGGTTCTATTTCTGGGCACCATTGTGATCGTCTTTCTGGTGGCCATCCTGGCTTCCTCCGTTGTAGAACGCCGGACCGAATCGCGTCTGGCCAGAGAGGCCTTTGCTCCGCTGCCCGAGTTTGAACCGCGAAATGCAGTCTGGGGAGAGCAATTCCCGAGGGAGTATGAATCCTACATCCGCACTGCAGATACCACGTTCCGCAGTCCGTTCGGAGGTGCTGCCACCCGTGATCTGCTGGAAGAATCGCCGGCCATGGTGGTGATGTGGGCGGGCTATCCGTTTTCGAAGGATTACAAGCAGGCCAGGGGACACTATTATGCTGTGAAGGATATCAGGGAGACTCTGCGCACCGGCGGACCGATGCCGGCGACCTGCTGGACCTGTAAAAGTACCGATGTGCCCCGGGTGATGGATATGAAAGGAATCACCGAGTTTTACAAGGGCAAACTGACCGACTATGGCAGTGAGGTGGTGAATTCGATCGGGTGCCAGGATTGTCACGATCCGGCCACCATGAATCTGCGGATCACCCGTCCGGCGCTGGCCGAGGCCTTTGAGCGCGCCGGGAAAAATATTTCGGATGCCACCCACAATGAAATGCGGTCCCTGGTCTGTGCCCAATGCCATGTGGAATATTACTTCAAGGGTGATGGGAAGTATCTCACCTTCCCATGGGATGGCGGAATGGGAGTTGAGGCCATGGAAGCCTACTATGATCAGATCCAGTTTACCGACTGGACCCACAAGGTCAGCAAGGCCCCCATGCTGAAAGCACAGCATCCCGATTATGAATTGTTCCAGGAAGGAATTCATGCTCAGCGGGGCGTGTCGTGTGCCGATTGCCACATGCCCTACAAAACCGAAGGCGGTGTGAAATTCACCGATCACCATGTACAGAGTCCGCTCAATAATGTGGCGAATTCCTGTCAGACCTGTCACCGTGAGAGTGAAGCCACCCTGTTTGAAAATGTCCGTGACCGTCAGGAAAAAGTTATGAGTCTGCGGGTCATCGCCGAACGAACCATTGCCACGGCCCATATTGAGGCAAAGGCAGCCTGGGATGCCGGGGCCACTGAAGCTGAAATGAAGAATGCGCTTACGGCCATCCGGCATGCACAATGGCGGTGGGATTATGTGGCCGCTGCCAATGGAGTGGGATTCCATGCACCGCAGGAAGCAGCCCGGATACTGGGAACCGCCATCGATAAGGCACAGGAAGCCCGTCTGGAAATCTACCGGGTTCTGGCCAGAAAGGGAATGACCGATCTGGTGAAACTGCCCGATCTGACCACCAAGGATAAGGCACAGGCTTATATCGGATTTGACAGGAAGAAAGCAGAGGAGGAGAAGGCGGAGTTTCTGAAGACCGTGGTGCCACAATGGGATGCTGCTGCGGCTGAACGTGAAAAAACCTATCAACAATCCAGGTGAGAAAAAATATGAAAGTCCTCTTTTCAGCCAGTCTGTTGCTTCTGGCATCAGGCATGACCGCGCAAACTCCGGAACCCATTGCCTTTACAGGATCGGTTCAGCTTCGAAGCGAAGCCGATGGCCGGGATTTTAATCATAAAACACCGCCCAATCTGTTTTCGACCATGCGGACCCGTCTGGCTGCTACTGCGACGTTTGAAAATCTCGGTAAAGCAGTGATTGAAATGCAGGATACCCGGACCCTGGGCGGAGAACCATCCACCTTAAGTAATTCGCCCTCCTTCGGAGCCCATCAGGCCTATGTTCTGGTTCCAATGACGGAAGGATATGCGCTTCAGGCGGGCCGGTTTGAAGTGGCTTACGGATCGGAACGCATTCTCGGATCGGTCGGGTGGTCGATGACCAGCCGGTCCTTTGATGGGTTCCGGTTAAAAACACCGCTGCTCGGTTCACTCGATTTCTTTGCACTGACTGTCAGGGAAAATCAGGCAGCCACCTCGGTTCCTGCGTGGTCAGCCATTAAAAACCAGGGATCCGATTTGTACGGAGCCTGGTTGACTCATGCTCATGAGTCTGTCACTCTTGAAGGATTTCTGCTGTATGAATCCGATAACAGCCCCACCGTTCCGATTGACCGGTACACGGCCGGGGGCACCATGGTCTGGAAACTGCAGGGAACCACGCTGACCACCGAAGGAGCCTGGCAAACCGGCACCTTTAAAAACATGGATATTCAGGCATGGATGGCTGCTGTGAATGTGGCCTTTTCTGGTTTGACCGGCGAGGGAAGTCTGCTTACTGCAGGGGCTGACCTTCTGAGCGGCACAGAGGCGGGTTCATCGGAATACAACACGTTTTTCGTGGGGTACGGCACCAACCACAAGTTTTACGGATACATGGATTATTTTCTGGCCAATCCGGCAGGTGGGTTGCAGGATCTGTATCTGAAGGTAAAACAGGATGGATTGCCCTGGTCGCTGACTGGCATGGCCGATTTTCACCTGATGAACAGTTTTGAGGAGATGAACGGAGAGACTGGTCTGGGATATGAAGCCGATTTTACACTTTCCCGTCCGATCGTCAAAGGAATGAAACTGACTGCAGGTGCATCGGCCTTTATTCCAGGTCCGTATATGAAGGCTCTGTATGCCAGCAAGGACCCTGCCTGGTGGGGATATCTGCAACTTAACGTCTCCTTCTGATCATTGAGGCAATCCGGGACCGGAAAGGTCCCGGATTGAATCCTTTATAAGTGATTAAAAAATAATCACTTACCTGCTTATCCGGTGGTTCATTTGAAAATCCTGTTCAATTGTTTAACTTTAAAAACCCGTTAAATAGCAACAGGTTCTGATGATCCGACGACAACATCTGTTTCTCCTGGTGGTCCTGGTGGCCGCCGTGATTCCCTTCTGGATTCCCACCTGGCATTTTTCTCTTGGGTTGGTGGATGAATCGGATCCGCCCATGGTATTTGAACTGACAGCGGTTTCACTGGTACTCGATACCAGTTCGGGGACAGGCTTGTTTTCGTTTGAGGCACTGAAGCCCAAGTATTGGTTTATCAATACACTGGGACATGCGTTGCTGGTGATTGTTTCTCTGGTGGGTCTGTTTCATCTGAACGTGAAGGGAACCCTGGCCGAACTGACAGTCCAGATACGATGGTGCTGGCTGGCCATGCTGGGGATCGGGGCCGTAGCCGGATTTACCGCTCTTCAGGTGTACCAGATCAACCGACATTTTGAGCCCCTTCTGGGGTCGGTGGCCAATCCCATGGGAGTGGCAGCCAATAACGGACTTTTCCTTCTTTCATCTCCCACCCCTGCCTTTTTTATTGTGACCGGAGTGGCATTTCTGGCTGTGGCAGGAGCCATTATTTCTGTTCAGTTAGACATCCGACGCATACAGGCCAGTTCCCGGATCCGGTAAATGCTATACAAAGACCTGCTCAACATTCAGGAAGAGGTGGTCCTGAGCCCACAGGAGCAGATACGGATTTTTGATCCTGCCCGTAATGAACTTGCAATTGGTGTTCCGAAAGAGCGGACCAGCGAAGAGCGCCGGGTCAGCCTCACTCCACCCGCCATCCGCACGCTCGTTCAGCGCGGACACAAAGTGTTTGTTGAGCGGGGTGCAGGTGCCGACAGTCATTATTCTGATGATGAGTATGCTTCGGCAGGAGCCTTCATCGTGTACAGCCCTGATGAGCTGTTTAATAAATCGACGCTGATTGTCAAAGTTCTGCCCCTGACCGAAGAGGAATGCAGCCTTATCAAGCCCAACCAGGTGGTGATTTCGGCTCTTAATCTAGGGACACTGAGAAAGAACTACTTCAGGACACTCATTGACAAGCAGGTCACCGGTATCGCATTCGAATACATTGAAGATCAGGCCAGGGAGTTACCGGTGGTCAGGGTGCTGAGTGAGATTGCCGGCATGATGAGTATTCAGATTGCGGCCCGCT
The nucleotide sequence above comes from Bacteroidota bacterium. Encoded proteins:
- the nrfH gene encoding cytochrome c nitrite reductase small subunit, with the translated sequence MTWLKWLYPPPAWRPLVLILLGGLTGLAVYTAYISNAVSYLSDDPEACLNCHVMSGAYTTWQHGSHARTAVCNDCHVPHDNVFKKYYFKAQDGLRHASVFTMRAEPQVFTLNEGAVPVIQDNCIRCHTKVTEPVHPGIEGKTCWSCHRETPHGRVNSLSSSPYARIPSLSPVLSETVTRLIEQKPNETSNRNQP
- the nrfA gene encoding ammonia-forming cytochrome c nitrite reductase, producing MKSLVEIIQKRPWVGWVLFLGTIVIVFLVAILASSVVERRTESRLAREAFAPLPEFEPRNAVWGEQFPREYESYIRTADTTFRSPFGGAATRDLLEESPAMVVMWAGYPFSKDYKQARGHYYAVKDIRETLRTGGPMPATCWTCKSTDVPRVMDMKGITEFYKGKLTDYGSEVVNSIGCQDCHDPATMNLRITRPALAEAFERAGKNISDATHNEMRSLVCAQCHVEYYFKGDGKYLTFPWDGGMGVEAMEAYYDQIQFTDWTHKVSKAPMLKAQHPDYELFQEGIHAQRGVSCADCHMPYKTEGGVKFTDHHVQSPLNNVANSCQTCHRESEATLFENVRDRQEKVMSLRVIAERTIATAHIEAKAAWDAGATEAEMKNALTAIRHAQWRWDYVAAANGVGFHAPQEAARILGTAIDKAQEARLEIYRVLARKGMTDLVKLPDLTTKDKAQAYIGFDRKKAEEEKAEFLKTVVPQWDAAAAEREKTYQQSR
- a CDS encoding alginate export family protein, translated to MKVLFSASLLLLASGMTAQTPEPIAFTGSVQLRSEADGRDFNHKTPPNLFSTMRTRLAATATFENLGKAVIEMQDTRTLGGEPSTLSNSPSFGAHQAYVLVPMTEGYALQAGRFEVAYGSERILGSVGWSMTSRSFDGFRLKTPLLGSLDFFALTVRENQAATSVPAWSAIKNQGSDLYGAWLTHAHESVTLEGFLLYESDNSPTVPIDRYTAGGTMVWKLQGTTLTTEGAWQTGTFKNMDIQAWMAAVNVAFSGLTGEGSLLTAGADLLSGTEAGSSEYNTFFVGYGTNHKFYGYMDYFLANPAGGLQDLYLKVKQDGLPWSLTGMADFHLMNSFEEMNGETGLGYEADFTLSRPIVKGMKLTAGASAFIPGPYMKALYASKDPAWWGYLQLNVSF